In Acipenser ruthenus chromosome 15, fAciRut3.2 maternal haplotype, whole genome shotgun sequence, a genomic segment contains:
- the LOC117974013 gene encoding stomatin-like isoform X2, which translates to MDVRESRQLQKREHQIGVLKVNGDEVETASDNSIGFCGWILVLFSLLLSLLTFPLSIWMCIKIVKEYERAIIFRLGRILPGGAKGPGLFLILPCTDSFIKVDMRTITFDIPPQEVLTKDSVTVCVDGVVYYRVQNATLAVANITNADAATRLLAQTTLRNVLGTKNLAEILSDREEIAHNMQSTLDSATDDWGIKVERVEIKDVKLPLQLQRAMAAEAEASREARAKVIAAEGEMNASRALKEASIVISESPCALQLRYLQTLNTIAAEKNSTIIFPLPIDMLQNFMRQ; encoded by the exons ATGGACGTGAGAGAAAGCCGGCAGCTACAAAAGCGAGAACATCAGATAG GTGTCCTGAAGGTCAATGGTGATGAGGTTGAAACAG CCTCAGACAATAGTATTGGTTTCTGTGGGTGGATCCTGGTGTTGTTCTCCTTGCTCTTGAGCCTGCTTACCTTCCCTCTCTCCATCTGGATGTGTATCAAG ATCGTGAAGGAGTACGAACGGGCGATTATTTTCAGACTTGGGCGTATCTTGCCAGGCGGTGCCAAGGGGCCAG GTCTGTTCTTAATCCTGCCCTGCACTGACAGTTTCATCAAAGTGGACATGCGCACCATCACCTTCGACATCCCCCCTCAGGAG GTTCTGACCAAGGATTCGGTGACTGTGTGCGTGGACGGCGTGGTTTACTACCGCGTGCAGAATGCCACCCTGGCCGTGGCCAACATCACCAACGCAGACGCTGCCACGCGCCTGCTGGCACAGACCACACTGCGCAACGTCCTGGGCACCAAGAACCTGGCAGAGATCCTGTCCGACCGCGAGGAGATCGCTCACAACATGCAG TCCACGCTTGACAGTGCCACAGATGACTGGGGTATCAAGGTGGAGCGAGTGGAGATCAAGGATGTCAAGCTGCCCCTGCAACTCCAGAGAGCCATGGCAGCTGAGGCAGAGGCGTCCCGAGAGGCCAGGGCGAAG GTGATCGCAGCGGAGGGGGAGATGAATGCATCGCGGGCCCTGAAGGAGGCGTCCATAGTGATCTCAGAGTCCCCCTGCGCCCTGCAGCTGCGCTACCTGCAGACCCTCAATACCATCGCTGCCGAGAAAAACTCCACCATCATCTTCCCCCTGCCCATCGACATGCTGCAAAATTTCATGCGCCAGTGA
- the LOC117974013 gene encoding stomatin-like isoform X3, which yields MDVRESRQLQKREHQIASDNSIGFCGWILVLFSLLLSLLTFPLSIWMCIKIVKEYERAIIFRLGRILPGGAKGPGLFLILPCTDSFIKVDMRTITFDIPPQEVLTKDSVTVCVDGVVYYRVQNATLAVANITNADAATRLLAQTTLRNVLGTKNLAEILSDREEIAHNMQSTLDSATDDWGIKVERVEIKDVKLPLQLQRAMAAEAEASREARAKVIAAEGEMNASRALKEASIVISESPCALQLRYLQTLNTIAAEKNSTIIFPLPIDMLQNFMRQ from the exons ATGGACGTGAGAGAAAGCCGGCAGCTACAAAAGCGAGAACATCAGATAG CCTCAGACAATAGTATTGGTTTCTGTGGGTGGATCCTGGTGTTGTTCTCCTTGCTCTTGAGCCTGCTTACCTTCCCTCTCTCCATCTGGATGTGTATCAAG ATCGTGAAGGAGTACGAACGGGCGATTATTTTCAGACTTGGGCGTATCTTGCCAGGCGGTGCCAAGGGGCCAG GTCTGTTCTTAATCCTGCCCTGCACTGACAGTTTCATCAAAGTGGACATGCGCACCATCACCTTCGACATCCCCCCTCAGGAG GTTCTGACCAAGGATTCGGTGACTGTGTGCGTGGACGGCGTGGTTTACTACCGCGTGCAGAATGCCACCCTGGCCGTGGCCAACATCACCAACGCAGACGCTGCCACGCGCCTGCTGGCACAGACCACACTGCGCAACGTCCTGGGCACCAAGAACCTGGCAGAGATCCTGTCCGACCGCGAGGAGATCGCTCACAACATGCAG TCCACGCTTGACAGTGCCACAGATGACTGGGGTATCAAGGTGGAGCGAGTGGAGATCAAGGATGTCAAGCTGCCCCTGCAACTCCAGAGAGCCATGGCAGCTGAGGCAGAGGCGTCCCGAGAGGCCAGGGCGAAG GTGATCGCAGCGGAGGGGGAGATGAATGCATCGCGGGCCCTGAAGGAGGCGTCCATAGTGATCTCAGAGTCCCCCTGCGCCCTGCAGCTGCGCTACCTGCAGACCCTCAATACCATCGCTGCCGAGAAAAACTCCACCATCATCTTCCCCCTGCCCATCGACATGCTGCAAAATTTCATGCGCCAGTGA
- the LOC117974013 gene encoding transcription termination factor 1-like isoform X1 produces the protein MTRGSEGEATPRKRKGTVPARSLSPLLFVDSTGEDTESSAAAHEHKKKKKVKKKRAEHEQLKEAGERDGGHKKKKVKHSGGDENLEAETTEEVEMPMKKKKKKKKHKRDEMKQEGESNGDVNPSGQPKDEESCLEAVGSERKKVKVEIKGSYPVTPWTAEEKKKKKRKQREAGLEETGQGACDQSSGDLSAKKKKKQNPTNSIQVLLSDTDEPVEASSSKDPGRQVDPTRRSSKMKKRRSDVDEPAERSGVDPGQSPGGSGKEKKRKMVNESQLLETTVDESGESVIVYRADLIQTPGGSRKKTKHEIENQSQEPQLDVENPEAASWLLSSTEIPCGYQEKKKKKKKRGIKMKDIALRTADDDNTDGWETGKAKSSPVGEEELASMMEQLKEFVPNVEKLSAAVIVEMAKHDLNRFREFKKKGMAIRFGRFTAEENARLRKNVEDFLSLAGIDCPQKLFYTSRYPEEISTIKQLKVQYRFLTRICEGIPRARNLIYKRGRKMFDELNYKGRYTEEEEASLKRFHTLYGNNWIKIADLVGRSEQSVALKFLTFDRKNKGRWSYKERRILLKVMEDELRKTLDPAEMNSLEQGATPERNARLLTIIREKLYQNIHWVDVAAKVKTRNWVQCRQKWMHLLTHRMSQGEAMSKSNKCVQAKINLINRLHSMNVEDQYDIDWEDLTDIFGDVPPYCVQRMFTRLKVSHVPMWKSKSFGGVLKVNGDEVETASDNSIGFCGWILVLFSLLLSLLTFPLSIWMCIKIVKEYERAIIFRLGRILPGGAKGPGLFLILPCTDSFIKVDMRTITFDIPPQEVLTKDSVTVCVDGVVYYRVQNATLAVANITNADAATRLLAQTTLRNVLGTKNLAEILSDREEIAHNMQSTLDSATDDWGIKVERVEIKDVKLPLQLQRAMAAEAEASREARAKVIAAEGEMNASRALKEASIVISESPCALQLRYLQTLNTIAAEKNSTIIFPLPIDMLQNFMRQ, from the exons ATGACCAGAGGTTCAGAAGGAGAAGCAACTCCACGCAAGCGTAAGGGGACTGTCCCGGCACGGTCTTTATCGCCTCTGCTTTTTGTGGACAGTACTGGGGAGGACACAGAGTCCTCTGCAGCAGCGCATGAGCACAAGAAAAAGAAGAAAGTGAAGAAAAAGCGAGCAGAGCATGAACAGCTGAAAGAAGCGGGAGAGAGAGACGGTGGGCACAAGAAAAAGAAAGTCAAACACTCAGGTGGAGATGAAAATCTGGAAGCAGAAACGACTGAAGAGGTGGAAATGcccatgaagaagaagaagaagaagaaaaagcacAAGAGAGATGAAATGAAGCAGGAAGGTGAGAGCAACGGTGACGTCAACCCTTCTGGTCAACCGAAGGATGAGGAAAGCTGTTTGGAAGCCGTTGGGTCTGAAAGAAAGAAGGTGAAGGTTGAGATAAAGGGAAGCTACCCCGTTACGCCTTGGACTGCAgaggaaaagaagaaaaagaagaggaAGCAGAGGGAAGCAGGGCTGGAAGAGACTGGGCAGGGGGCATGTGATCAGAGCAGCGGAGATTTATctgcgaaaaagaagaaaaagcagaACCCGACAAACAGCATCCAGGTGCTGCTGTCGGACACAGACGAACCAGTCGAGGCGAGTTCCTCCAAAGACCCTGGACGCCAAGTGGACCCGACACGGAGAAGCTCCAAAATGAAAAAGAGGAGGTCGGACGTTGACGAGCCAGCAGAGCGGAGTGGAGTCGACCCGGGCCAGTCTCCAGGGGGCTCCGGAAAGGAAAAGAAACGGAAGATGGTGAACGAGAGCCAGCTGCTTGAAACTACCGTCGACGAATCGGGGGAGTCGGTCATAGTGTACCGGGCTGATCTTATCCAGACCCCAGGCGGCTCTCGAAAGAAAACGAAGCATGAGATTGAGAACCAGAGCCAGGAGCCGCAGCTGGACGTCGAAAACCCAGAAGCAGCTTCGTGGTTATTAAGTTCCACCGAGATCCCGTGCGGATAccaagagaagaagaagaagaaaaaaaagagaggaatAAAGATGAAAGACATTGCGCTCAGGACTGCTGATGACGATAACACCGATGGGTGGGAGACTGG TAAGGCTAAATCGTCCCCAGTAGGTGAAGAAGAGCTAGCAAGCATGATGGAGCAGCTGAAAGAGTTTGTTCCGAACGTGGAGAAGCTGTCGGCAGCGGTCATTGTCGAAATGGCCAAACACGACCTGAACAGGTTccgggagtttaaaaaaaaag GCATGGCTATAAGGTTCGGGAGGTTTACTGCAGAAGAAAACGCTAGGTTGAGGAAAAATGTGGAGGACTTCCTTTCGCTGGCCGGAATCGACTGCCCCCAAAAGCTGTTTTATACATCACGCTACCCTGAAGAAATAAGCACGATCAAGCAGCTCAAAGTGCAGTATAGATTCTTGACACGAATCT GTGAAGGAATCCCAAGGGCTAGGAATCTTATTTACAAGCGAGGAAGAAAGATGTTTGACGAATTGAATTATAAAGGCAG GTACACAGAGGAAGAGGAGGCATCCTTGAAGAGGTTCCACACTCTGTATGGGAACAACTGGATCAAGATTGCAGATTTGGTGGGCCGGAGCGAGCAATCTGTAGCTCTGAAGTTCTTGACGTTTGACC GCAAGAATAAAGGACGCTGGAGCTACAAGGAGAGAAGGATCCTGTTGAAGGTGATGGAAGACGAGCTGCGCAAGACTCTGGACCCAGCCGAGATGAACAGCCTGGAGCAGGGAGCGACCCCTGAGCGGAATGCCAGGCTGCTGACCATCATCAGGGAGAAGCTCTATCAGAACATCCACTGGGTGGACGTGGCGGCCAAAGTGAAAACCCGCAACTGGGTGCAGTGCAGACAAAAGTG GATGCATTTGCTAACACACAGGATGAGCCAAGGGGAGGCCATGTCTAAGAgtaacaaatgtgtccaggcaaAAATCAACTTGATAAATAG GTTGCACTCAATGAATGTGGAGGATCAGTATGACATAGACTGGGAGGACCTCACAGATATATTTGG GGATGTGCCCCCTTACTGTGTTCAGCGCATGTTCACCAGGTTGAAGGTCAGCCATGTCCCCATGTGGAAGAGCAAGTCCTTCGGAG GTGTCCTGAAGGTCAATGGTGATGAGGTTGAAACAG CCTCAGACAATAGTATTGGTTTCTGTGGGTGGATCCTGGTGTTGTTCTCCTTGCTCTTGAGCCTGCTTACCTTCCCTCTCTCCATCTGGATGTGTATCAAG ATCGTGAAGGAGTACGAACGGGCGATTATTTTCAGACTTGGGCGTATCTTGCCAGGCGGTGCCAAGGGGCCAG GTCTGTTCTTAATCCTGCCCTGCACTGACAGTTTCATCAAAGTGGACATGCGCACCATCACCTTCGACATCCCCCCTCAGGAG GTTCTGACCAAGGATTCGGTGACTGTGTGCGTGGACGGCGTGGTTTACTACCGCGTGCAGAATGCCACCCTGGCCGTGGCCAACATCACCAACGCAGACGCTGCCACGCGCCTGCTGGCACAGACCACACTGCGCAACGTCCTGGGCACCAAGAACCTGGCAGAGATCCTGTCCGACCGCGAGGAGATCGCTCACAACATGCAG TCCACGCTTGACAGTGCCACAGATGACTGGGGTATCAAGGTGGAGCGAGTGGAGATCAAGGATGTCAAGCTGCCCCTGCAACTCCAGAGAGCCATGGCAGCTGAGGCAGAGGCGTCCCGAGAGGCCAGGGCGAAG GTGATCGCAGCGGAGGGGGAGATGAATGCATCGCGGGCCCTGAAGGAGGCGTCCATAGTGATCTCAGAGTCCCCCTGCGCCCTGCAGCTGCGCTACCTGCAGACCCTCAATACCATCGCTGCCGAGAAAAACTCCACCATCATCTTCCCCCTGCCCATCGACATGCTGCAAAATTTCATGCGCCAGTGA